Proteins from a genomic interval of Nocardia sp. BMG51109:
- a CDS encoding HD domain-containing protein translates to MTASGYDTHGSPDTHGSPDTLDTSATTTGIAGILGRGGRYHDPMWTLDVRLTPLEQRLLRTWPVRRLQFVAHAGAAVLTTNQTYSRLEHSLGLLALVAHFAPGDHVARAAALLHDVGHLPFSHTFEGLAGLDHHRLGARRIRDMAPLLAEYDVDAEAVLAAESGARPSVLHAPAGALKLDHLESFLRSGRAHGRLTENPPRTLARLRVENGAVHTDRATAGYLAQLAIGEATYLCSWDAALANGAVRGMVDDLIAADDSAAARIATLTDDELWAELLTDPRTSARARSLRHDPLAWDMRPADGNDHDGYAYRITKLYLDTACVDGYPIGLPNHPLPQLPWECVVTPPV, encoded by the coding sequence GTGACAGCGTCCGGATACGACACCCACGGCTCTCCCGACACCCACGGCTCTCCCGACACCCTCGACACGTCCGCCACGACCACGGGAATCGCGGGCATTCTCGGCCGTGGCGGCCGGTACCACGACCCGATGTGGACCCTCGACGTGCGGCTGACGCCCCTGGAGCAGCGGCTGCTGCGCACCTGGCCGGTGCGCCGGTTGCAGTTCGTAGCGCATGCCGGCGCGGCCGTGCTGACCACCAACCAGACCTATTCCAGGCTCGAGCACAGCCTCGGATTGCTGGCCCTGGTGGCGCATTTCGCGCCCGGCGACCACGTCGCCCGGGCCGCGGCGCTGCTGCACGATGTCGGCCATCTGCCGTTCAGCCACACCTTCGAGGGCCTCGCCGGACTGGATCATCACCGCCTCGGCGCGCGGCGGATCCGCGATATGGCGCCGCTGCTGGCCGAATACGATGTCGACGCCGAAGCCGTCCTCGCCGCCGAGTCCGGGGCACGGCCGTCGGTCCTGCACGCCCCCGCCGGCGCCCTGAAGCTGGACCATCTCGAATCGTTCCTGCGCAGCGGACGCGCCCACGGCCGCCTGACCGAGAACCCACCGCGGACCCTCGCCCGGCTGCGAGTCGAGAACGGCGCCGTGCACACCGACCGCGCCACCGCCGGCTACCTGGCACAGCTCGCGATCGGGGAGGCGACCTATCTGTGCTCGTGGGACGCCGCACTGGCCAACGGCGCGGTACGCGGCATGGTCGACGACCTCATCGCCGCCGACGACTCCGCGGCAGCCCGCATCGCGACCCTGACCGACGACGAACTGTGGGCCGAACTGCTCACCGACCCACGCACAAGCGCCCGGGCTCGTTCCCTGCGCCACGACCCGCTCGCCTGGGATATGCGCCCGGCCGACGGCAATGACCACGACGGCTACGCCTACCGCATCACCAAGCTGTATCTCGACACCGCTTGCGTCGACGGATATCCGATCGGCCTGCCGAATCACCCACTCCCGCAACTGCCTTGGGAATGCGTCGTCACACCTCCCGTGTGA
- a CDS encoding bifunctional SulP family inorganic anion transporter/carbonic anhydrase produces MSTDTDSSVRSANSPESSWSDRLSSITRYDLPASIVVFLVALPLSLGIAIASDAPVAAGLIAAAIGGIVVGFLGGSPLQVSGPAAGLTVVVAETIHQFGWKVTCFITVAAGILQILFGLSRIARAALAIAPVVVHAMLAGIGVTIALQQVHVLLGGSSRSSAFENLTELPSQLLHLDASAVLIGVVVIGIIVAWRWVPQRVRMIPGQLVAVLAGTLLAMTLPGDVARIEIDGSLFDAIGLPGMPSGDWGAVALAVLTIALIASVESLLSAVAVDKMHTGKRTNFDRELMAQGAANATPGLLGGLPVTGVIVRSSTNVAVGARSQASAILHGVWILVFSIALVSVVQQIPKSALAGLLIVVGVQLVKLAHIRLARRTGDLAVYLVTIVSVVFLNLLEGVLIGLALAFVLLLWRVVRVSVQAAAVAGTDRWIVSVDGTCTFLALPKLTKELAKVPTGTDVLVELTVDFLDHAAYEAIHDWTRQHESTGGTVEFVEIGTARMEHATEGPPKRGAARGLLDEVLGPWRERSADPVASGVAAYHRSHAHVVRPHLDELRDKQDPHSLFLTCADSRIVPNVITNSGPGDLFTVRNVGNLHPADGSDASGEAALAFAVDNLKVRNVVVCGHSSCGAMKALLSGASAGPGLDDWLAHGRPSLEVFRAGHPVRAAAAAAGYDEAAQLAMVNVAVQLRTLENHAVVRRAVAERGLTVSGLFFDIASATVLEVTTDGIREVADRSDQAADPVTV; encoded by the coding sequence ATGTCCACCGACACCGATTCGTCTGTCAGATCGGCGAACTCACCGGAGAGTTCCTGGTCCGATCGTCTGTCTTCGATTACGCGCTACGATCTGCCCGCCTCGATCGTGGTGTTCCTCGTCGCCCTGCCGTTGTCGCTGGGCATTGCGATTGCCTCCGATGCCCCCGTCGCCGCCGGCCTGATCGCGGCGGCGATCGGCGGTATCGTCGTGGGTTTCCTGGGCGGGTCACCGTTGCAGGTCAGCGGTCCCGCCGCCGGCCTGACCGTCGTCGTCGCCGAAACCATCCACCAATTCGGTTGGAAGGTCACGTGTTTCATCACCGTGGCGGCCGGCATCCTGCAGATCCTGTTCGGGCTGAGCCGGATCGCGCGGGCGGCGCTGGCGATCGCGCCGGTGGTGGTGCACGCCATGCTGGCGGGTATCGGTGTGACGATCGCGTTGCAGCAGGTGCATGTGCTGCTGGGTGGGTCGTCACGCAGTTCGGCATTCGAGAACCTGACCGAACTGCCGAGTCAGCTGCTGCACCTGGACGCTAGCGCGGTGCTGATCGGCGTCGTCGTGATCGGCATCATCGTGGCGTGGCGGTGGGTGCCGCAACGGGTGCGGATGATTCCGGGCCAGCTGGTCGCGGTATTGGCCGGCACCCTGCTGGCGATGACACTGCCGGGCGACGTGGCCCGCATCGAGATCGACGGGTCGCTGTTCGACGCGATCGGACTACCCGGAATGCCCTCCGGCGACTGGGGCGCGGTCGCGCTGGCGGTGCTGACGATCGCGTTGATCGCCAGCGTGGAGAGCCTGCTGTCGGCGGTCGCGGTGGACAAGATGCACACCGGTAAACGCACCAACTTCGACCGCGAGCTGATGGCCCAAGGCGCCGCGAATGCCACCCCGGGTCTGCTGGGTGGTCTGCCGGTGACGGGTGTGATCGTGCGTAGTTCCACCAATGTCGCGGTGGGTGCGCGTTCGCAGGCGTCGGCGATCCTGCACGGTGTGTGGATTCTGGTGTTCTCGATCGCGCTGGTGTCGGTGGTGCAGCAGATCCCGAAGTCCGCGCTGGCCGGGCTGTTGATCGTGGTCGGTGTCCAGCTGGTGAAACTCGCCCACATCCGGCTGGCGCGGCGCACCGGGGATCTGGCCGTGTATCTGGTGACGATCGTGTCGGTGGTGTTCCTGAACCTGCTCGAAGGGGTGCTGATCGGGCTGGCGCTGGCGTTCGTGCTGCTGCTGTGGCGGGTGGTGCGGGTGTCGGTGCAGGCCGCTGCGGTCGCCGGCACCGACCGGTGGATCGTGAGCGTGGACGGCACCTGCACGTTCCTGGCGCTGCCGAAGCTGACCAAGGAGCTGGCGAAGGTGCCCACGGGCACCGACGTGCTGGTCGAGCTGACGGTGGACTTCCTGGACCACGCCGCCTACGAGGCCATTCACGACTGGACCCGGCAGCACGAATCCACCGGCGGCACGGTCGAGTTCGTGGAGATCGGCACCGCGCGTATGGAGCATGCCACGGAGGGCCCGCCGAAGCGGGGTGCGGCGCGTGGCCTGCTGGATGAGGTGCTGGGGCCGTGGCGGGAACGCAGTGCGGATCCGGTCGCGTCGGGTGTGGCGGCGTATCACCGCAGTCATGCGCATGTGGTGCGGCCGCATCTGGACGAGTTGCGGGACAAGCAGGATCCGCATTCGTTGTTCTTGACGTGTGCGGACTCGCGGATCGTGCCGAATGTGATCACCAACAGTGGTCCGGGTGATCTGTTCACGGTCCGTAATGTGGGCAACCTGCATCCGGCCGACGGGTCGGATGCCTCGGGGGAGGCGGCGCTGGCGTTCGCGGTGGACAACCTGAAGGTGCGCAATGTGGTGGTGTGCGGGCATTCCTCGTGCGGGGCGATGAAGGCGCTGCTGTCGGGTGCGTCGGCGGGGCCGGGGTTGGATGACTGGCTCGCGCACGGGCGGCCGAGTTTGGAGGTCTTCCGGGCCGGGCATCCGGTGCGGGCGGCCGCGGCGGCGGCCGGGTATGACGAGGCCGCGCAGCTGGCCATGGTCAACGTCGCGGTTCAGCTGCGGACTCTGGAGAATCATGCGGTGGTGCGTCGTGCGGTGGCCGAACGCGGCCTGACGGTGTCGGGCCTGTTCTTCGATATCGCCTCGGCCACCGTCCTCGAGGTCACCACCGACGGGATCCGTGAGGTGGCCGACCGTTCCGACCAGGCCGCCGATCCGGTCACGGTCTGA
- a CDS encoding SulP family inorganic anion transporter: MTDTDPARRTSLPGLAEVLRHDLPASVVVFLVALPLSIGVAVATGAPVTAGLLAAVVGGLVAGLLGGSSLQVSGPTASLTVVVAQAIHQFGWAATCFITVGAGVLQMLFGLSRIARAALAIAPVVVHGMLAGIGVVIALQQLHVLLGGQSLSSSWESITQLPHQLASVNVGDAFVGGVVIAILLGWRYLPSRVRMVPAPLVAVVVATALAMVVPTSVERIVLSGSLFDDLALPQVPGGGWGAVALAMVTIALIASVETLLSAVAVDRMSPGRRTDLDRELIGQGVANVTSGMLGGLPVAAVIVRSITNVKAGARTKLSTMLSGVWVLVFAVALVELVRQIPKAALAGLLIVIGLGLIKLAHIRLARRTGDLIVYATTVLVVVFANLLLGMLVGLALALALLLWRVAKVAVTAQPVGGRWVVGVDGPLTFMAVPRLTTVLSEIPAGAGVTVELAVDFVDHAASDALHEWASEHRSTGGTVDFVEMGAARIADLAVGPPARGQARRILNDALGPWRRTARTDPIAAGVAAYHRGHAHVVRPHLDGLRDGQNPDSLFITCADSRIVPNVITSSGPGDLFTVRNIGNLIPAGGRDTSMEAALVYALDKLDVRSVVVCGHSGCGAMDALFHERVTGSGLDAWLAHGRPTLDRFRAGHPVAAAAAAAGFAEVDQLGMVNVAVQLEVLSRHPVVRCGIEERGVVLSGLFFDIATASVIEITADAIGEIDGATRQVTALPV, from the coding sequence ATGACCGACACCGATCCAGCCCGACGGACGTCGCTCCCCGGCCTCGCCGAGGTGCTTCGCCACGATCTTCCCGCCTCCGTGGTGGTCTTTCTCGTCGCTTTACCTTTATCCATCGGCGTCGCGGTCGCCACCGGCGCACCCGTCACCGCCGGACTGCTGGCCGCCGTCGTGGGCGGCCTGGTCGCCGGGCTGCTCGGTGGGTCGTCGTTGCAGGTCAGCGGGCCCACCGCGAGCCTCACCGTGGTGGTGGCCCAGGCCATTCACCAGTTCGGCTGGGCCGCCACCTGTTTCATCACCGTCGGCGCGGGCGTCCTGCAGATGCTGTTCGGCCTGAGCCGGATCGCCCGCGCGGCGCTGGCCATCGCGCCGGTGGTCGTGCACGGCATGCTCGCCGGGATCGGCGTCGTCATCGCGCTGCAACAACTGCACGTGCTGCTGGGCGGGCAGTCGCTGAGCTCGTCCTGGGAGAGCATCACCCAGCTGCCGCATCAGCTGGCGTCGGTCAACGTCGGCGACGCGTTCGTGGGCGGCGTCGTCATCGCCATCCTGCTCGGCTGGCGGTATCTGCCGAGCCGGGTCCGGATGGTGCCCGCCCCGCTGGTCGCGGTGGTGGTGGCGACCGCGCTGGCCATGGTGGTGCCGACCAGCGTCGAGCGGATCGTGCTGTCCGGTTCGCTGTTCGACGACCTCGCGCTGCCGCAGGTGCCGGGCGGGGGATGGGGCGCGGTGGCGCTCGCGATGGTGACGATCGCGCTGATCGCCAGCGTGGAGACGCTGCTGTCGGCCGTCGCCGTGGACCGGATGAGCCCCGGCCGCCGCACCGATCTCGACCGCGAGCTGATCGGCCAGGGCGTGGCGAACGTGACCTCCGGCATGCTGGGCGGCCTGCCCGTCGCCGCGGTGATCGTCCGCAGCATCACCAACGTGAAGGCGGGCGCGCGGACCAAGCTGTCGACGATGCTCAGCGGCGTCTGGGTGCTGGTCTTCGCGGTGGCGCTGGTCGAGCTCGTGCGGCAGATCCCGAAGGCGGCGCTGGCCGGGCTGCTGATCGTCATCGGTCTGGGGCTGATCAAGCTCGCCCATATCCGGTTGGCCCGGCGCACCGGCGACCTGATCGTGTACGCGACGACCGTGCTGGTGGTGGTGTTCGCGAATCTGCTGCTGGGCATGCTGGTCGGTCTCGCGCTGGCGCTGGCGCTGCTGCTGTGGCGGGTGGCGAAGGTGGCGGTCACCGCGCAGCCGGTCGGCGGGCGCTGGGTGGTCGGCGTCGACGGGCCGCTCACCTTCATGGCCGTCCCGAGGCTGACCACCGTGCTGTCCGAGATTCCGGCCGGTGCCGGGGTGACGGTGGAGCTGGCGGTGGACTTCGTCGATCACGCTGCCTCCGACGCGCTGCACGAATGGGCGAGCGAGCACCGGAGCACCGGCGGCACGGTGGATTTCGTGGAGATGGGTGCGGCCCGGATCGCCGATCTGGCGGTCGGTCCGCCCGCCCGCGGCCAGGCCCGCCGGATCCTGAACGACGCGCTGGGCCCGTGGCGCCGGACCGCGCGCACCGATCCGATCGCGGCCGGGGTGGCCGCCTATCACCGCGGTCACGCGCACGTGGTCCGCCCGCACCTGGACGGGCTGCGCGACGGCCAGAATCCGGACTCGCTGTTCATCACCTGCGCCGATTCCCGGATCGTGCCGAACGTGATCACCAGCAGCGGTCCCGGCGACCTGTTCACCGTCCGCAATATCGGCAACCTGATCCCCGCCGGGGGGCGCGATACGTCGATGGAGGCGGCGCTGGTCTACGCGCTGGACAAGCTGGATGTCCGGTCGGTGGTGGTGTGCGGGCACTCCGGCTGCGGCGCGATGGACGCGCTGTTCCACGAGCGGGTCACCGGATCCGGACTGGACGCCTGGCTGGCGCACGGCCGGCCGACCCTGGACCGGTTCCGGGCCGGGCATCCCGTGGCGGCGGCGGCCGCGGCGGCCGGCTTCGCGGAGGTCGATCAGTTGGGCATGGTGAACGTCGCGGTGCAGCTCGAGGTGCTCTCACGGCATCCGGTGGTGCGGTGCGGCATCGAGGAGCGCGGCGTGGTGCTGTCCGGTCTGTTCTTCGATATCGCCACCGCCAGCGTCATCGAGATCACCGCCGATGCGATCGGTGAAATCGACGGCGCCACAAGGCAAGTCACGGCACTGCCGGTCTAG
- a CDS encoding amidase — protein sequence MMARDTTTPPGRRRREFLALAGATALGLAAPGRARARTSAHEMAEMTIGDLGAALDGGALTSRDLVRYHLDRIAAYDRSGPAINAFITVDHTAVDRAAALDAERAATGKRGPLHGIPIVLKDNLNTADLPTTAGNILFRDYVPGRDATVTGLLRRAGAIIVGKTNMHEWAMGTTTVSSLGGQTRNPYDTARNPGGSSGGTAAAVAAGFAAAGLGTDTLGSIRIPAARNNCVGIRPTAGLVSRAGMIPLSTTQDIPGPIARTVGDAALLLDLIAGPDPADPSTLDTARPEIGFSAGMHPNALAGKRIGIVDSFFGDPADPDCAATNALADRAIGDMAALGAEFVHVGDLGTVTSLAAELTEYEFRQGLDRYLAESGTPTPARDLAEIIASNTTVPDVQQQLVAYQPFTTDFPMYRTATAARAAMIGYTLGVLDDNRLDALLYPTTPTGAPLIAAAPVARHEIQMLAQGRSPVTGLPAITVPAGFTDRNLPIGIELLGRPFDDGKLIGMAYAYEQATGHRAPPPLG from the coding sequence ATGATGGCCCGCGATACGACCACGCCGCCCGGCCGCCGGCGGCGCGAGTTCCTCGCCCTGGCCGGCGCCACCGCACTGGGGTTGGCGGCCCCCGGGCGCGCGAGGGCGCGCACGTCCGCGCACGAGATGGCGGAGATGACGATCGGCGACCTGGGCGCCGCGCTCGACGGCGGCGCGCTCACCTCCCGCGACCTGGTCCGCTACCACCTCGACCGGATCGCCGCCTACGACCGGTCCGGCCCCGCGATCAACGCGTTCATCACCGTCGACCACACCGCGGTCGACCGGGCCGCCGCCCTGGACGCCGAGCGCGCCGCGACCGGGAAACGCGGTCCGCTGCACGGCATTCCGATCGTGCTCAAGGACAATCTCAACACCGCGGACCTGCCGACGACCGCCGGCAACATCCTGTTCCGCGACTACGTTCCCGGCCGCGACGCGACGGTCACCGGGCTGCTGCGGCGGGCGGGCGCGATCATCGTGGGCAAGACGAACATGCACGAATGGGCGATGGGCACGACCACCGTCAGCTCCCTGGGCGGGCAGACCCGCAACCCCTACGACACCGCGCGCAATCCCGGCGGCTCCAGCGGCGGCACGGCGGCCGCGGTCGCCGCCGGGTTCGCCGCGGCCGGGCTGGGCACCGACACCCTCGGGTCGATCCGGATACCGGCCGCACGCAACAACTGCGTCGGCATCCGGCCCACCGCCGGACTGGTCAGCCGGGCCGGAATGATCCCGCTGTCGACGACCCAGGACATCCCCGGGCCGATCGCGCGCACGGTCGGCGACGCCGCCCTGCTCCTGGACCTCATCGCCGGACCCGATCCGGCCGACCCCAGCACGCTCGACACGGCCCGCCCGGAGATCGGCTTCTCGGCCGGGATGCATCCGAATGCGTTGGCGGGCAAGCGAATCGGCATTGTGGACAGTTTCTTCGGCGACCCGGCCGATCCCGACTGCGCGGCCACCAACGCCCTCGCCGACCGCGCGATCGGCGACATGGCCGCGCTGGGCGCCGAATTCGTCCACGTGGGCGACCTGGGCACCGTCACCTCGCTCGCCGCCGAACTGACCGAGTACGAGTTCCGGCAGGGCCTCGACCGCTATCTCGCCGAGTCCGGCACGCCGACGCCGGCGCGGGATCTGGCGGAGATCATCGCGTCCAACACCACCGTGCCCGACGTACAGCAGCAGCTCGTCGCCTACCAGCCGTTCACCACGGACTTCCCGATGTACCGGACGGCCACGGCGGCCCGCGCCGCAATGATCGGATACACGCTGGGCGTGCTCGACGACAACCGGCTCGACGCCCTGCTCTATCCCACCACGCCCACGGGTGCGCCGTTGATCGCCGCGGCGCCGGTGGCCCGGCACGAGATCCAGATGCTGGCCCAGGGCCGCAGCCCCGTGACCGGGCTGCCGGCCATCACCGTTCCGGCCGGGTTCACCGACCGGAACCTGCCCATCGGCATCGAGCTGCTGGGCAGGCCGTTCGACGACGGAAAACTCATCGGGATGGCCTACGCCTACGAGCAGGCCACCGGGCATCGCGCGCCCCCGCCCCTGGGGTGA
- a CDS encoding ArsB/NhaD family transporter, whose amino-acid sequence MSAVVAVGVFAVAYVLIATERIHKTAAALGGAAIVLALGVVGSGDSFFSHDTGIDWNVIFLLLGMMIIVGVLRRTGVFEYTAIWAVKRAKGSPLRVMILLTLITAVASAFLDNVTTVLLIAPVTLLVCERLDINPVPFLIAEVLASNIGGAATLIGDPPNIIIGSRAGLAFNDFLVHMAPLVVLELIVFTLVLPLLFRGSFSVDPERAEDVMSLNEREAIRDPRLLIKCGLVLAGVFAGFVGHSVFHVDPSVVALLGAGVLVLISGVPQQDYLSAVEWETLLFFAGLFVMIGALVKTGVIEDLSRLAVDATGGDALVATMLILVVSAVLSGVIDNIPYVATMSPLVAELVGGMDQHADTLWWALAIGADFGGNLTAVGASANVVMLGIAKRAGTPISFWEFTRKGIVVTTITIAIAAPYLWLRYFVFGSG is encoded by the coding sequence ATGTCCGCCGTCGTCGCGGTCGGCGTCTTCGCCGTCGCCTACGTCCTGATCGCGACCGAACGCATCCACAAGACCGCGGCCGCGCTCGGCGGCGCGGCGATCGTGCTCGCGCTCGGTGTCGTCGGTTCGGGCGACAGTTTCTTCTCCCACGACACCGGCATCGACTGGAACGTCATCTTCCTGCTGCTGGGGATGATGATCATCGTCGGGGTGCTGCGCCGGACCGGCGTGTTCGAGTACACGGCGATCTGGGCGGTCAAGCGCGCCAAGGGATCTCCGCTGCGGGTGATGATCCTGCTGACTCTCATCACCGCGGTGGCGTCGGCGTTCCTGGACAACGTCACCACCGTGCTGCTCATCGCGCCGGTCACGCTGCTGGTGTGCGAGCGCCTCGACATCAATCCGGTGCCGTTCCTCATCGCCGAGGTCCTGGCGTCGAATATCGGCGGCGCCGCGACGCTGATCGGCGACCCGCCCAACATCATCATCGGCAGCCGGGCGGGCCTGGCGTTCAACGACTTCCTGGTGCACATGGCGCCGCTGGTGGTCCTCGAACTGATCGTGTTCACGCTGGTGCTGCCGCTGTTGTTCCGCGGCAGTTTCTCGGTCGACCCGGAGCGTGCCGAGGATGTCATGTCGCTGAACGAGCGCGAGGCGATCCGCGACCCGCGGCTGCTGATCAAGTGCGGCCTGGTGCTGGCAGGAGTGTTCGCCGGGTTCGTCGGGCATTCGGTGTTCCACGTCGACCCGTCGGTGGTGGCGCTGCTGGGCGCCGGGGTGCTGGTGCTGATCTCCGGTGTGCCGCAACAGGATTACCTGTCGGCGGTGGAATGGGAGACGCTGCTGTTCTTCGCGGGCCTGTTCGTGATGATCGGCGCGCTGGTGAAAACGGGTGTGATCGAGGATCTTTCGCGCCTGGCGGTGGACGCGACCGGTGGTGACGCGCTGGTGGCGACGATGCTGATCCTGGTGGTGTCGGCGGTGCTGTCGGGCGTGATCGACAACATCCCGTACGTGGCCACGATGAGCCCGCTGGTCGCCGAGCTGGTCGGCGGGATGGACCAGCACGCCGACACCCTGTGGTGGGCGCTCGCGATCGGCGCCGACTTCGGCGGCAACCTCACCGCCGTGGGCGCGAGCGCCAACGTGGTCATGCTCGGTATCGCGAAACGGGCAGGGACACCGATCTCGTTCTGGGAGTTCACCCGCAAGGGCATCGTCGTCACCACGATCACCATCGCGATCGCCGCACCGTATCTGTGGCTGCGCTACTTCGTCTTCGGCTCGGGCTGA
- a CDS encoding CBS domain-containing protein, with translation MHASQMAEDYPVVGLDTDALDAARLLAEHRLPGIVVTDPKGRPEAVLPASQVVRFLVPTYVQDDPSLAGVLNESMCDRVVAKLRGKKVRDVLPERLAKVPAVEADDTVIEVAATMAQFRSPLVAVVKDSEMIGVITASRLLQASLQSC, from the coding sequence GTGCATGCTTCTCAGATGGCCGAGGATTATCCGGTGGTCGGGTTGGACACCGACGCGCTCGACGCGGCCCGGCTGCTCGCCGAGCACCGGCTGCCCGGCATCGTGGTGACCGATCCGAAGGGACGTCCGGAGGCGGTGCTGCCGGCGTCGCAGGTGGTGCGTTTCCTGGTGCCGACCTACGTGCAGGACGACCCGTCGCTGGCCGGGGTGCTGAACGAGTCGATGTGCGACCGGGTGGTGGCGAAGCTGCGCGGCAAGAAGGTCCGCGACGTCCTCCCGGAACGGCTGGCGAAGGTCCCGGCCGTCGAGGCCGACGACACCGTCATCGAGGTGGCGGCCACGATGGCGCAGTTCCGCAGCCCGCTGGTCGCGGTCGTGAAGGATTCCGAGATGATCGGCGTGATCACCGCGTCCCGGTTGCTGCAGGCGTCGCTGCAGAGCTGCTGA